One window of Quercus robur chromosome 5, dhQueRobu3.1, whole genome shotgun sequence genomic DNA carries:
- the LOC126726057 gene encoding histone H3.2 has protein sequence MARTKQTARKSTGGKAPRKQLATKAARKSAPATGGVKKPHRFRPGTVALREIRKYQKSTELLIRKLPFQRLVREIAQDFKTDLRFQSSAVAALQEAAEAYLVGLFEDTNLCAIHAKRVTIMPKDIQLARRIRGERA, from the coding sequence ATGGCTCGTACAAAGCAAACCGCTCGCAAATCCACTGGCGGCAAGGCGCCGAGGAAGCAATTGGCCACCAAGGCAGCTCGGAAGTCTGCTCCGGCTACCGGAGGAGTGAAGAAACCCCACAGGTTCAGGCCAGGAACCGTTGCTCTCCGTGAGATCAGGAAGTATCAGAAGAGCACGGAGCTCCTGATCCGAAAGCTCCCATTCCAGCGGTTGGTTCGTGAAATCGCTCAGGATTTCAAGACTGATCTCCGATTCCAGAGCTCCGCCGTGGCCGCTCTACAAGAGGCCGCTGAGGCTTACCTTGTGGGACTCTTTGAGGACACCAATCTCTGCGCCATTCACGCTAAGAGAGTCACTATCATGCCCAAGGATATTCAGCTCGCCAGAAGGATCAGGGGTGAGCGTGCTTAG